Proteins from a genomic interval of Nerophis lumbriciformis linkage group LG01, RoL_Nlum_v2.1, whole genome shotgun sequence:
- the cptp gene encoding ceramide-1-phosphate transfer protein, with protein sequence MAAVVTSEEQKFCLQEVLSTVKVCLSENDDVILQNYVSCWRGLVKFLNSLGAVFGFISKDAVGKIQILVNLLNGEASSRYETVQSMVRYELDNGLVDLEKRGGHPESGCRTLLRLHRALRWLELFLERLRTSEEDGKTSAMCAEAYNESLARHHPWVVRKAAGVAFCVLPGRATFFEVMNVGPPEKVVAMLGEAVPLISEVYRVTEELYAKNNMLDLP encoded by the exons ATGGCCGCTGTGGTGACGTCAGAGGAGCAGAAGTTCTGCTTGCAGGAAGTCCTCTCCACCGTCAAGGTGTGTCTGTCTGAAAACGATGACGTCATTCTGCAAAACTACGTGTCCTGCTGGCGCGGGCTCGTCAA GTTCTTGAACAGCCTGGGCGCCGTCTTCGGCTTCATCTCCAAGGACGCGGTCGGTAAGATCCAGATCCTGGTGAACCTGCTGAACGGAGAGGCGTCCTCCCGCTACGAGACCGTGCAGTCCATGGTCCGGTACGAGCTGGACAACGGCCTGGTGGACCTGGAGAAGCGGGGCGGCCACCCGGAGTCGGGCTGCCGCACCCTGCTGAGGCTGCACCGCGCGCTCCGGTGGCTGGAGCTCTTCCTGGAGCGCCTGAGGACCAGCGAGGAGGACGGCAAGACGTCCGCCATGTGCGCCGAGGCCTACAACGAGTCCCTGGCGCGGCACCACCCGTGGGTGGTGCGCAAGGCCGCCGGCGTGGCCTTCTGCGTGCTACCGGGCCGCGCCACCTTCTTCGAGGTGATGAACGTGGGCCCGCCGGAGAAGGTGGTGGCCATGCTGGGGGAAGCGGTGCCGCTCATTTCTGAGGTGTACCGGGTCACTGAAGAACTTTACGCCAAGAACAACATGCTGGACTTGCCTTGA